A single Lolium perenne isolate Kyuss_39 chromosome 6, Kyuss_2.0, whole genome shotgun sequence DNA region contains:
- the LOC127306473 gene encoding RNA exonuclease 4 yields the protein MDIRRESAETLRNKCSACFRQYNKMEHLVEHMKVSYHSVHEPKCGACRKHCRSFESLREHLIGPLPKVECARVFSVRGCSICLNIFDSQTAARYHRSACQYSRAAPMPKSGAGGRAVAMACKMVGGGSDGSVDLCARVCLIGDDETVIFQTYVKPMAPVTNYRYEVTGIRPEYLRDAMPLKLVQRRIQDILCNGEPLWKIRPRSYGRARILVGHGVEQDLERLGLDYPTFMIRDTAKYPPLMKTSKLSNTLKYLTQAYLGYDVHTGIQDPYEDCVAAMRLYIRMRTQAHPRDYASGSGEVQNNYPAWRQRELERMSPEELMALSASDYYCWCLDP from the exons GAACAAATGCTCAGCGTGCTTCAGGCAGTACAACAAGATGGAGCACCTGGTGGAGCACATGAAGGTGTCGTACCACTCCGTCCATGAGCCCAAGTGCGGCGCGTGTCGGAAGCACTGCCGCTCCTTCGAGTCGCTCAGGGAGCACCTCATCG GGCCGTTGCCCAAGGTGGAGTGTGCGCGCGTCTTCAGCGTCCGCGGCTGCAGCATCTGCCTCAACATCTTCGACAGCCAGACCGCCGCCAGATATCACCGCTCCGCCTGCCAGTACTCCCGTGCTGCTCCG ATGCCGAAGAGCGGCGCAGGTGGACGTGCGGTTGCCATGGCCTGCAAGATGGTCGGAGGAGGAAGCGACGGATCGGTAGACCTCTGTGCGAGAGTGTGCCTTATTGGAGATGATGAGACCGTTATCTTCCAGACCTATGTGAAGCCTATGGCGCCTGTCACTAACTACAG GTATGAAGTCACAGGAATAAGGCCAGAGTATCTGAGGGATGCCATGCCACTGAAGCTTGTGCAGAGGAGGATACAGGACATCCTCTGCAACGGAGAGCCACTGTGGAAGATACGGCCGAGGAGCTACGGAAGGGCAAGGATCCTTGTTGGCCATGGCGTGGAACAGGACCTTGAGCGCCTAGGGCTGGATTACCCCACATTCATGATCAG GGACACTGCAAAGTACCCACCACTGATGAAAACCAGCAAGCTGAGCAACACCCTCAAGTACCTTACACAAGCATATCTTGG GTATGATGTCCACACTGGCATTCAAGATCCATACGAGGACTGCGTAGCAGCAATGAGGCTATATATCAGGATGAGAACacaagctcacccgagagattaCGCCTCCGGTTCAGGGGAGGTGCAGAATAACTACCCGGCCTGGAGGCAGAGAGAGCTGGAGAGGATGAGCCCAGAAGAACTCATGGCACTTTCAGCATCAGACTACTACTGCTGGTGCCTGGACCCTTAA
- the LOC127306474 gene encoding uncharacterized protein gives MPAQRLPLLLKVAATAAAGALAIVAATRLLRDDAVSSLRRDIRDAVSALAPSDEDGNDDSADDHDAPAPSVLITGFRAHGKSSLVNTACRALAGEEGPLLLRAEASPPGGGSDGTRKRLRVKAVVGGTDGEMGAEEAAVELLDAPPLPEAARLTRDDITAAIGEGSPECVVLVLRCDAPSKERNAAVKRLPEISAAVRAKGLNLIIVLTFKKAMRSVRQAEELLREVSFRARTDCVYFIENYTWSNNGPNLRHPPMIKNDFATHFTVLTIIRQCLEFIKLNRSQSKEKDVKRLNQQADAKTVPKVK, from the exons ATGCCCGCACAGCGGCTGCCCCTCCTCCTCAAGGTCGCCGCCAcggcggccgccggcgcattggcGATCGTTGCGGCGACGCGCCTCCTGCGGGATGACGCCGTATCCTCCCTGCGCCGGGACATCCGCGACGCCGTCTCCGCCCTCGCCCCCAGCGACGAGGACGGCAACGACGACAGCGCCGACGACCACGACGCCCCGGCGCCGTCCGTGCTGATCACCGGGTTCCGGGCCCACGGGAAGAGCTCGCTGGTGAACACGGCGTGCCGCGCGCTCGCGGGCGAGGAGGGCCCGCTGCTGCTGCGCGCGGAGGCGTCGCCGCCGGGCGGCGGGTCCGACGGCACCAGGAAGCGGCTGAGGGTCAAGGCGGTGGTCGGCGGGACGGACGGCGAGATGggcgcggaggaggcggcggtggagctGCTGGACGCGCCGCCGCTCCCCGAGGCCGCCAGGCTGACGAGGGACGACATCACCGCGGCCATCGGCGAAGGGAGCCCGGAGtgcgtggtgctggtgctgcgctGCGACGCGCCCAGCAAGGAGCGGAACGCGGCCGTCAAgcgcctgccggagatctccgccGCCGTCAGGGCCAAAG GGCTTAATTTGATAATTGTATTGACTTTTAAGAAGGCTATGCGATCAGTACGGCAAGCTGAAGAGCTTCTAAGAGAGGTTTCGTTCAGGGCCAGAACAGACTGTGTATACTTCATTGAGAACTACACCTGGAGCAACAATGGGCCCAATCTTCGCCACCCTCCTATGATAAAGAACGACTTTGCGACACATTTCACTGTGCTGACTATAATTCGGCAATGTCTGGAGTTCATCAAGCTAAACAGGAGTCAGTCCAAGGAGAAGGACGTCAAGCGGCTAAACCAACAGGCAGATGCTAAAACAGTTCCCAAAGTTAAATGA